One genomic window of Canis aureus isolate CA01 chromosome 15, VMU_Caureus_v.1.0, whole genome shotgun sequence includes the following:
- the ZNF425 gene encoding zinc finger protein 425 isoform X2, whose translation MAEAVPVTMTFDDVALYFSEQEWEILEKWQKEMYQQVMKNNYETLDSLGRVFSKPDLIIWIEQGRMLLIRDQGPLEKRMACSPSTDEQWDLQGTGKLLYFGDQGTLGAKEEEGHLDGLLKQGSCATLPGEEGKILPDQRATLQHPSRQEMGIIHKNFDLRASNQDKNNPWHKVIGTPGHLEIPPGPRFYSCFVCRKVFKLKSDLVKHTRNHSKSPPCKYLKYKNKSRGNSELRWNRMILCKKKRFQCGKCEKSYYLKCSLITHHRLVHMGQRPLPCPECDKTFQCKATLRKHMCLHKREKLFSCEQCGKDFIEQCRLTKHLRVHIGEKPFQCPECNRSFRLQSSLKAHLCQHSGKRPFHCPECGRSFSQKAAVKAHQRIHSGEKPFSCDQCGRKFTHKTKLTEHIRVHTGEKPFQCPECKKSFRLKRSLKAHLFQHSGKKPFQCPQCDRSFSWKNAMKAHQRLHSEEKPFSCAECGKRFTRPSKLARHGRVHSRQKEFSCGECTKTFPRQSRLTEHLKVHTKEKPFSCSECSRSFSRHSHLTEHRRLHSGEEPFQCPECDKSFFWKASMKFHQRTHSGERPFACSECGKTYTQQSQLTEHERIHSGEKPFQCPECNKSFRLKGNLKSHLLQHSDKKPFSCVKCGKSFTQQYRLMEHIRVHSGEKPFQCPECDKSYCIRGSLKVHLHTHSGEKPFRCSECGKGFLQKRSLKTHLHRHRGERPFSCDECGRSFTYMGALHTHIAAHARENPSGSRSNLSVRKGSSDSF comes from the exons ATGGCCGAGGCGGTTCCG GTAACGATGACATTTGATGATGTGGCCTTATATTTTTCTGAGCAAGAGTGGGAGATCCTGGAGAAGTGGCAGAAGGAAATGTATCAGCAAGTGATGAAGAACAATTATGAGACTCTTGATTCCCTGG GTCGTGTTTTTTCCAAGCCAGATCTCATCATCTGGATAGAACAAGGGAGAATGCTGTTAATCAGAGACCAGGGACCCTTAGAGAAAAGAATGGCATGTAGCCCTTCTACTGATGAGCAGTGGGACTTGCAGGGGACTGGAAAGTTGCTGTATTTTG gtgACCAAGGAACTCTTGGggcaaaagaggaagaaggcCATTTAGATGGTCTCCTAAAGCAGGGTTCGTGTGCTACCTTaccaggggaggaaggaaagatctTACCAGATCAAAGAGCCACCTTACAGCATCCAAGTCGTCAAGAAATGGGGATTATACATAAAAACTTCGACCTCAGAGCATCTAATCAGGATAAGAACAATCCATGGCATAAGGTGATAGGTACCCCCGGTCACTTGGAAATTCCCCCAGGACCAAGATTTTATTCCTGCTTTGTCTGTAGAAAGGTCTTTAAGCTAAAGAGCGACTTGGTCAAGCACACAAGAAACCACTCCAAGAGCCCACCCTGTAAATACTTAAAGTACAAAAACAAATCCAGAGGAAACTCTGAACTCAGGTGGAACCGGATGATCCTGTGTAAGAAGAAGCGTTTCCAGTGTGGTAAGTGCGAGAAGAGCTACTATCTCAAATGCAGCCTGATCACTCACCACCGGCTTGTTCACATGGGGCAGCGGCCCTTGCCATGCCCTGAATGTGACAAGACCTTCCAGTGTAAAGCCACTCTGAGGAAGCATATGTGTTTGCACAAAAGGGAGAAACTATTTTCCTGCGAGCAGTGTGGCAAGGATTTCATCGAGCAGTGCAGGCTCACTAAGCACCTCAGGGTGCACATCGGGGAGAAGCCTTTCCAGTGTCCAGAGTGCAACAGAAGCTTCCGCCTGCAGAGCAGTTTGAAGGCCCACCTTTGCCAGCACAGTGGGAAGAGGCCCTTCCATTGTCCAGAATGTGGCAGAAGCTTCTCTCAGAAGGCTGCCGTGAAGGCCCACCAGAGGATACACAGTGGAGAAAAGCCGTTTTCTTGTGACCAGTGTGGGAGGAAATTCACACACAAGACAAAACTCACTGAACATATCAGAGTTCATACGGGAGAGAAGCCCTTCCAGTGCCCTGAGTGTAAGAAAAGTTTCCGCCTAAAGAGAAGCCTAAAAGCCCATCTCTTTCAGCACAGCGGGAAGAAGCCCTTCCAGTGTCCGCAGTGTGACAGGAGCTTCTCTTGGAAGAACGCCATGAAGGCCCACCAGCGTTTACATAGTGAGGAGAAGCCCTTCTCCTGTGCCGAGTGTGGCAAGAGGTTCACCCGGCCCTCGAAGCTCGCCCGTCACGGCCGAGTCCATAGCAGGCAGAAGGAATTCTCGTGTGGCGAGTGCACGAAGACCTTTCCCCGGCAGTCGAGGCTCACAGAGCACCTCAAGGTCCACACCAAAGAGAAGCCGTTCTCCTGTTCCGAGTGCAGCCGGAGCTTCAGCCGACACTCGCACCTCACCGAGCACAGGAGACTTCACAGCGGGGAGGAGCCTTTCCAGTGTCCCGAATGTGACAAGAGCTTCTTCTGGAAGGCCTCCATGAAGTTCCACCAGCGGACACACAGTGGTGAGAGGCCCTTTGCCTGCAGTGAGTGCGGTAAGACCTACACTCAGCAGTCTCAGCTCACGGAACATGAGAGAATCCACAGTGGGGAGAAACCCTTCCAGTGTCCTGAATGCAATAAAAGTTTCCGTCTCAAAGGGAATTTGAAGAGCCACCTGCTCCAGCACAGCGACAAAAAGCCATTCTCCTGTGTCAAATGTGGTAAAAGTTTCACTCAGCAGTACAGGCTCATGGAACACATTCGTGTCCATAGTGGTGAGAAGCCCTTCCAGTGTCCGGAGTGCGACAAGAGCTACTGCATAAGGGGGAGTTTGAAGGTCCATCTGCACACGCACAGTGGAGAGAAGCCCTTCAGGTGCTCCGAATGTGGCAAGGGGTTCCTCCAGAAGAGAAGCCTGAAGACCCACCTGCACCGTCACAGAGGGGAGAGGCCTTTCTCTTGTGATGAGTGTGGAAGGAGCTTTACATACATGGGGGCACTCCACACTCACATTGCGGCGCATGCCAGAGAAAACCCTTCGGGGTCTAGGTCAAACCTTTCTGTGAGGAAAGGAAGCAGCGACAGCTTTTAG
- the ZNF425 gene encoding zinc finger protein 425 isoform X1 — MTFDDVALYFSEQEWEILEKWQKEMYQQVMKNNYETLDSLGRVFSKPDLIIWIEQGRMLLIRDQGPLEKRMACSPSTDEQWDLQGTGKLLYFGDQGTLGAKEEEGHLDGLLKQGSCATLPGEEGKILPDQRATLQHPSRQEMGIIHKNFDLRASNQDKNNPWHKVIGTPGHLEIPPGPRFYSCFVCRKVFKLKSDLVKHTRNHSKSPPCKYLKYKNKSRGNSELRWNRMILCKKKRFQCGKCEKSYYLKCSLITHHRLVHMGQRPLPCPECDKTFQCKATLRKHMCLHKREKLFSCEQCGKDFIEQCRLTKHLRVHIGEKPFQCPECNRSFRLQSSLKAHLCQHSGKRPFHCPECGRSFSQKAAVKAHQRIHSGEKPFSCDQCGRKFTHKTKLTEHIRVHTGEKPFQCPECKKSFRLKRSLKAHLFQHSGKKPFQCPQCDRSFSWKNAMKAHQRLHSEEKPFSCAECGKRFTRPSKLARHGRVHSRQKEFSCGECTKTFPRQSRLTEHLKVHTKEKPFSCSECSRSFSRHSHLTEHRRLHSGEEPFQCPECDKSFFWKASMKFHQRTHSGERPFACSECGKTYTQQSQLTEHERIHSGEKPFQCPECNKSFRLKGNLKSHLLQHSDKKPFSCVKCGKSFTQQYRLMEHIRVHSGEKPFQCPECDKSYCIRGSLKVHLHTHSGEKPFRCSECGKGFLQKRSLKTHLHRHRGERPFSCDECGRSFTYMGALHTHIAAHARENPSGSRSNLSVRKGSSDSF, encoded by the exons ATGACATTTGATGATGTGGCCTTATATTTTTCTGAGCAAGAGTGGGAGATCCTGGAGAAGTGGCAGAAGGAAATGTATCAGCAAGTGATGAAGAACAATTATGAGACTCTTGATTCCCTGG GTCGTGTTTTTTCCAAGCCAGATCTCATCATCTGGATAGAACAAGGGAGAATGCTGTTAATCAGAGACCAGGGACCCTTAGAGAAAAGAATGGCATGTAGCCCTTCTACTGATGAGCAGTGGGACTTGCAGGGGACTGGAAAGTTGCTGTATTTTG gtgACCAAGGAACTCTTGGggcaaaagaggaagaaggcCATTTAGATGGTCTCCTAAAGCAGGGTTCGTGTGCTACCTTaccaggggaggaaggaaagatctTACCAGATCAAAGAGCCACCTTACAGCATCCAAGTCGTCAAGAAATGGGGATTATACATAAAAACTTCGACCTCAGAGCATCTAATCAGGATAAGAACAATCCATGGCATAAGGTGATAGGTACCCCCGGTCACTTGGAAATTCCCCCAGGACCAAGATTTTATTCCTGCTTTGTCTGTAGAAAGGTCTTTAAGCTAAAGAGCGACTTGGTCAAGCACACAAGAAACCACTCCAAGAGCCCACCCTGTAAATACTTAAAGTACAAAAACAAATCCAGAGGAAACTCTGAACTCAGGTGGAACCGGATGATCCTGTGTAAGAAGAAGCGTTTCCAGTGTGGTAAGTGCGAGAAGAGCTACTATCTCAAATGCAGCCTGATCACTCACCACCGGCTTGTTCACATGGGGCAGCGGCCCTTGCCATGCCCTGAATGTGACAAGACCTTCCAGTGTAAAGCCACTCTGAGGAAGCATATGTGTTTGCACAAAAGGGAGAAACTATTTTCCTGCGAGCAGTGTGGCAAGGATTTCATCGAGCAGTGCAGGCTCACTAAGCACCTCAGGGTGCACATCGGGGAGAAGCCTTTCCAGTGTCCAGAGTGCAACAGAAGCTTCCGCCTGCAGAGCAGTTTGAAGGCCCACCTTTGCCAGCACAGTGGGAAGAGGCCCTTCCATTGTCCAGAATGTGGCAGAAGCTTCTCTCAGAAGGCTGCCGTGAAGGCCCACCAGAGGATACACAGTGGAGAAAAGCCGTTTTCTTGTGACCAGTGTGGGAGGAAATTCACACACAAGACAAAACTCACTGAACATATCAGAGTTCATACGGGAGAGAAGCCCTTCCAGTGCCCTGAGTGTAAGAAAAGTTTCCGCCTAAAGAGAAGCCTAAAAGCCCATCTCTTTCAGCACAGCGGGAAGAAGCCCTTCCAGTGTCCGCAGTGTGACAGGAGCTTCTCTTGGAAGAACGCCATGAAGGCCCACCAGCGTTTACATAGTGAGGAGAAGCCCTTCTCCTGTGCCGAGTGTGGCAAGAGGTTCACCCGGCCCTCGAAGCTCGCCCGTCACGGCCGAGTCCATAGCAGGCAGAAGGAATTCTCGTGTGGCGAGTGCACGAAGACCTTTCCCCGGCAGTCGAGGCTCACAGAGCACCTCAAGGTCCACACCAAAGAGAAGCCGTTCTCCTGTTCCGAGTGCAGCCGGAGCTTCAGCCGACACTCGCACCTCACCGAGCACAGGAGACTTCACAGCGGGGAGGAGCCTTTCCAGTGTCCCGAATGTGACAAGAGCTTCTTCTGGAAGGCCTCCATGAAGTTCCACCAGCGGACACACAGTGGTGAGAGGCCCTTTGCCTGCAGTGAGTGCGGTAAGACCTACACTCAGCAGTCTCAGCTCACGGAACATGAGAGAATCCACAGTGGGGAGAAACCCTTCCAGTGTCCTGAATGCAATAAAAGTTTCCGTCTCAAAGGGAATTTGAAGAGCCACCTGCTCCAGCACAGCGACAAAAAGCCATTCTCCTGTGTCAAATGTGGTAAAAGTTTCACTCAGCAGTACAGGCTCATGGAACACATTCGTGTCCATAGTGGTGAGAAGCCCTTCCAGTGTCCGGAGTGCGACAAGAGCTACTGCATAAGGGGGAGTTTGAAGGTCCATCTGCACACGCACAGTGGAGAGAAGCCCTTCAGGTGCTCCGAATGTGGCAAGGGGTTCCTCCAGAAGAGAAGCCTGAAGACCCACCTGCACCGTCACAGAGGGGAGAGGCCTTTCTCTTGTGATGAGTGTGGAAGGAGCTTTACATACATGGGGGCACTCCACACTCACATTGCGGCGCATGCCAGAGAAAACCCTTCGGGGTCTAGGTCAAACCTTTCTGTGAGGAAAGGAAGCAGCGACAGCTTTTAG